A window of bacterium genomic DNA:
CGTAGGCGATTGCATAAAAAATGCATTTGAGAATGCCGATAGAATTGTCAAACTGCAACGAACCGCTTCCTTGAAAGATTTGGTTGTTTAATTATTCATTTAACTTTGGAATTTTTATGAGTGAATTTCCTGTCACCCGATTACGCCGTTTACGCATGAAAGAAACCTTGCGCAGTATGGTTCGCGAAAATTTCCTGCGCAAAGAGGACTTGATTTATCCCCTCTTCGTTGTTCCGGGGAAAAAAGTTCGTAACGAAGTCAAATCCATGCCCGGCGTTTTTCAACTTTCAATCGATGAAACCGTGCGCGAATGTGTTGAAGTGAAGAAGCTTGGTATTCCTTCAATCATTTTATTTGGAATTCCGGAACATAAAGATGATGTTGGTTCCGGAGCCTACGATGAACACGGTATCGTACAGGAAGCGGTTCGGGCAATCAAAAAAGAAGTTCCTGAGCTTGTGGTCATTACGGACGTCTGTTTATGCGAATACACGTCGCACGGGCATTGCGGCATTGTCAAAGGAAACGAAATAGTTAATGACGCCTCGATTGAATTATTAGCCAAAGAAGCGTTGACGCATGCCCAGGCCGGAGCGGATATTATTGCTCCTTCCGACATGTTCGACGGACGTGTACAGTTAATTCGTGAAACGCTCGATGACAACGGCTTTGACAATTTGCCCATCATGTCGTACGCGGCGAAATATGCATCCGGTTTCTATGGCCCTTTTCGCGACGCTGCGCAAAGCACGCCTCAATTCGGTGACCGGCGTTCGCATCAAATGGATCCGGCCAACTCCGACGAAGCGTTGCGCGAAGTCGAACAAGACATCCTGGAAGGCGCCGACATCGTGATGGTCAAACCGGCGCTTTCTTACCTCGATGTTATCCGCCGCGTGAAAGACACCTTTCATTTGCCCACGGCCGCGTATAATGTCAGCGGAGAATATGCGATGATTAAAGCAGCCGGAAGAAATGGATGGATCGATGAGGAACGTGTGATGATGGAAACGCTTGTCAGTATGAAGCGTGCAGGCGCTGACTTGATTTTAACTTACTTCGCAAAAGATGCTGCGAAGAAATTATGAAAACTCGTTGTTCCCTGAGCGCAGTCGAAGGGAACCCAATGATTAAAAAAACATGAAAACATCCAAATCTGAAAAACTATTCGAACGAGCAAAACAATTTATTCCCGGTGGAGTTAATTCACCCGTTCGTGCTTTTAAATCTGTGGGCCGCTCACCTCTTTTTATTCAAAAAGCTTCCGGTTCAAAAATGACGGATGCCGATGGCAACGAATACATCGATTATGTCGGCTCATGGGGCCCGATGATCCTCGGACATGCTCATCCTGCTATTCTGGAAGCAATTAATAAAACTGCACTCGACGGTACTAGTTTCGGCGCCGCTACAGAACGAGAAATCGAAATGGCCGAATTGATTTGTTCGATCATGCCGTCCATTGAAATGGTTCGAATGGTCAACTCCGGAACGGAAGCAACGATGAGCGCTATTCGCCTGGCTCGCGCTTATACCAAACGCGATAAAATTATAAAATTCGAAGGGTGTTATCACGGCCACGCGGATTCGTTTCTGATCAAAGCCGGTTCCGGCGCAATGACGTTAGGAATTCCCGACAGTCCGGGCGTATCCGCTTCCATTGCAAGCGGAACTTTAACCGCACGCTACAACGATATTGAATCGATTAAAACATTGATTGGATCCAATCCAAACGATATCGCTGCGATCATTGTCGAACCGATTGTCGGTAACATGGGTTGCATTCCGCCACAAAATGATTTTCTTAAAAAATTGCGTACGCTTTGCGACGAACATAAAATCGTTTTGATCATTGATGAAGTAATGACGGGGTTTCGCGTTGCATTAGGCGGTGCGCAGGAATTGTATAACGTCAAGGCTGACCTGACTACACTGGGAAAAATTATCGGCGGCGGATTGCCTGTTGGCGCTTATGGCGGTAAAAAAGAAATTATGCAGTTGGTGGCGCCATCAGGACCGATGTATCAAGCCGGTACGCTTTCCGGTAATCCCCTTGCTATGGCTGCAGGCATGGCCATACTTCAAATTCTGAAAAACGATTCGAGTATTTACAAACAACTCGAGAACAAATCGGCGATACTTGAAAAAGGTCTGGATGAAATTATTCAAAAGCATCAATTGCCTTTGACGCAAAACCGTGTCGGGTCGATGTTTACCCTGTTTTTTACGTCACAAAAAGTTATCGATTATGATTCGGCAAAAACGGCCAATACCAAGGCTTTTGGAATATACTTCAATGAGATGCTGAATCATGGAATTTATCTTGCACCGTCACAGTTTGAAGCCGCGTTCATGTCCCTCGCCCATTCTGAAAAAGATATTGAACATACAATCCAAGCTGCGGAGCAATCTCTGTTGAAAGCCTGTAAGCAGTAAATTTCACACGCCATTTCAGTTTTGCATTTCAAAACATTTTTCAATATCTTCGCGCGTTGAATTTATTCATCCAAATCAGCCACATTGAAATTTACTTTACTTCACAAAGACCAAAGTTCTGACCAATCGCGTGCTCGTGCCGGTTTACTGGAAACGGATCATGGCTCCATTGAAACGCCGATTTTTATGCCGGTCGGAACGCTTGGCGATGTTAAGGCGATCGAGCATCGCGAGCTTAAAGAAAACGGCGCACAAATTATTCTCGGCAATACTTATCATTTGTATCTTCGGCCTGGTACTGAAATTATTCAAAAAGCCGGCGGACTCCACCGATTTATCGGTTGGGATCTACCAATGCTGACCGACAGTGGCGGTTATCAGGTTTTCAGCCTTTCACAATTACGGAAATTATCCCATGACGGCGTCAAATTTAAATCGCACATAGACGGATCCAATCATTTTTTCCGCCCGGAAGACGTCGTGCAAATTCAACGTAAACTTGGTTCCGACATCTGCATGGTTCTCGATGAATGTCCGCCTTATCCCTGTACTCATGAATACGCCGCTCGCTCGAATGATCTGACACTTGCCTGGGCCGAACGGAGCAAAATTGAATTTGAAAAATCCGAACCGTTGTATGGACATCGTCAGGCTTTATTTCCTATCGTACAGGGCAGCGTCTTCGAAGATATTCGCCTGAAAAGTGCCGAATCTTTGATCGCGATGGATTTTGAAGGATATGCCATCGGCGGCGTCAGCGTTGGCGAACCCAAACATGAAGTTTATAGAATAGCTGAAATGAACTGTGCCGTGCTGCCTGAAAATAAACCTCGTTACCTGATGGGAGTCGGCACACCGGAAGATATCCTGGAATGTATCGAACGCGGCGTCGATATGTTCGATTGCGTGATGCCTACCCGTAATGCTCGAAACGGCACATTATTTACAACATGGGGCAAAATGACTATTCGAAACGCTATTTATGCGGATGATTTCACGCCTATTGATGAAAATTGTAATTGCTATACCTGCCGTAACTTTACTAAAGCATACGTGCGTCACCTGTCAAGCATTGGCGAAATTGTCGGACATCAGCTGACGACAATTCACAACATTCACTTTTATTTATGGCTGGCAAAAGAATCCCGGAAACATATTTTGAATAATACTTTTACACAATTCAAAACCGATCTTCTTGCGCGTTATGCTGAAAACGAAGCTAAACGCGGAATCGGATTGGATAAATCACGCAAACCGAGAAGAA
This region includes:
- the hemB gene encoding porphobilinogen synthase, coding for MSEFPVTRLRRLRMKETLRSMVRENFLRKEDLIYPLFVVPGKKVRNEVKSMPGVFQLSIDETVRECVEVKKLGIPSIILFGIPEHKDDVGSGAYDEHGIVQEAVRAIKKEVPELVVITDVCLCEYTSHGHCGIVKGNEIVNDASIELLAKEALTHAQAGADIIAPSDMFDGRVQLIRETLDDNGFDNLPIMSYAAKYASGFYGPFRDAAQSTPQFGDRRSHQMDPANSDEALREVEQDILEGADIVMVKPALSYLDVIRRVKDTFHLPTAAYNVSGEYAMIKAAGRNGWIDEERVMMETLVSMKRAGADLILTYFAKDAAKKL
- the hemL gene encoding glutamate-1-semialdehyde 2,1-aminomutase translates to MKTSKSEKLFERAKQFIPGGVNSPVRAFKSVGRSPLFIQKASGSKMTDADGNEYIDYVGSWGPMILGHAHPAILEAINKTALDGTSFGAATEREIEMAELICSIMPSIEMVRMVNSGTEATMSAIRLARAYTKRDKIIKFEGCYHGHADSFLIKAGSGAMTLGIPDSPGVSASIASGTLTARYNDIESIKTLIGSNPNDIAAIIVEPIVGNMGCIPPQNDFLKKLRTLCDEHKIVLIIDEVMTGFRVALGGAQELYNVKADLTTLGKIIGGGLPVGAYGGKKEIMQLVAPSGPMYQAGTLSGNPLAMAAGMAILQILKNDSSIYKQLENKSAILEKGLDEIIQKHQLPLTQNRVGSMFTLFFTSQKVIDYDSAKTANTKAFGIYFNEMLNHGIYLAPSQFEAAFMSLAHSEKDIEHTIQAAEQSLLKACKQ
- the tgt gene encoding tRNA guanosine(34) transglycosylase Tgt, yielding MKFTLLHKDQSSDQSRARAGLLETDHGSIETPIFMPVGTLGDVKAIEHRELKENGAQIILGNTYHLYLRPGTEIIQKAGGLHRFIGWDLPMLTDSGGYQVFSLSQLRKLSHDGVKFKSHIDGSNHFFRPEDVVQIQRKLGSDICMVLDECPPYPCTHEYAARSNDLTLAWAERSKIEFEKSEPLYGHRQALFPIVQGSVFEDIRLKSAESLIAMDFEGYAIGGVSVGEPKHEVYRIAEMNCAVLPENKPRYLMGVGTPEDILECIERGVDMFDCVMPTRNARNGTLFTTWGKMTIRNAIYADDFTPIDENCNCYTCRNFTKAYVRHLSSIGEIVGHQLTTIHNIHFYLWLAKESRKHILNNTFTQFKTDLLARYAENEAKRGIGLDKSRKPRRKKKDYETT